The window CGACGCATATCCGGCGGCAACAAGAACTGCTGGTCACGATCAACAGGTCGGAAATCCCTCGCCATCACAACATCCTGGCAACACAGTCCCGACACCACCAAGATCATCAAGCCGAGTCGCCCGAAAACGCAACAGCCTCCAGGGTGCGGTGAGGGTGCCCCTCACGGGTTTCAGGCGTGGTGCTGGGTCAGGCGCTCCACCGCGTCCTGCATGTGGGCCTCGAGGAGCGCGAGCGCGCGGTCGCGGTCGGCCCTGGCGACGGCGTCGACGATCTCAGCGTGCTCGGTGGTCAGCTCCGACGGCGCGACGTACTTCGGCGGCAGCGCGGACAGGCACATCCGGGTCTCGACGAGCAGGGTGCTCGCCATCCGCCGCAGCCTGGGGCTGCGTGACTCGGCGACCAGCAGCTCGTGGAACGCGAGGTCGCTGCGGCTGAGCGCGGCCGAGTCGCGGCGCCGCACCGCGGCCGCCATGCGGCCGACGGCCTTGCTCAGCGCGGCCGCCGAACGCTCGGGCTCGTCGGCGACGATGAGGGTCACCGCGGCGCTCTCGACCGCGGTGCGCGCGGCGTAGATGTCGCGGATGTCGGTGGCCGTGAGCTCGGTGACGAAGAGACCGCGGTGCCTGATGCTGTGCAGCAGCCCCTCCTGGACGAGCCGCTGCATGGCCTCGCGGACGGGCCCGCGACTGACGCCGAAGCGTCCCGCGAGATCGGCCTCGCCGAGCTGCACGCCCTGCGCGAAGTCGCCCGACATGATCGCCTCGCGGAGCTGGTCGGCGATCAGCCCGGCGGTCGGGGCCCGGTCGATCGGCTGCAGCCCCTTCGCTGCTGCCGGCGCCATCCCCGGTCAGCTCCGTCTCTGCGCCGCGCTCGCGGTGCGGAACAGCGAGCCGAGCCCGGATGCGTCGGCCGGGTGCCCCGCGAGACGCAGGCCCTCCCATGCCGTCACCTGGTTGGCGGTGAGCACCGGCTTGCCGACCCGCTCCTCGAGCGCGTCGAGCCAGGCGACGGAGTGCAGCGCGGTGTCGGGCAGCAGCACGGCGTCGGCCTCGGGGTGGTCGCCGCCGGCGGCGAGCTCCAGGACGGCCTCCTCGCCGAGCGTGCCGACGTCGCCGGCCAGCAGGATGCCCGCGGAGCCGAACGCGACGACCTCGAGCCCGCCCGCCGCGAGGAACTCGACGAACGTCGCCGCGATCTCCTCGGGGTAGGTCGCCGCCACGGAGACCCGGCGGGCGCCGACGGCGTGGCAGGCGTTCA of the Streptosporangiales bacterium genome contains:
- a CDS encoding FCD domain-containing protein, with amino-acid sequence MAPAAAKGLQPIDRAPTAGLIADQLREAIMSGDFAQGVQLGEADLAGRFGVSRGPVREAMQRLVQEGLLHSIRHRGLFVTELTATDIRDIYAARTAVESAAVTLIVADEPERSAAALSKAVGRMAAAVRRRDSAALSRSDLAFHELLVAESRSPRLRRMASTLLVETRMCLSALPPKYVAPSELTTEHAEIVDAVARADRDRALALLEAHMQDAVERLTQHHA
- a CDS encoding decarboxylase, which produces MLEVSVTRPTTVGMLYPGYAAEDDYPRLVARLGPDVALPLVHTTDTNVAHTVDDLLAVGQPAELAAGWRRLVPERPDAVMWACTSGSFVFGWDGAAEQARALAETAGVPASSTSIAFVNACHAVGARRVSVAATYPEEIAATFVEFLAAGGLEVVAFGSAGILLAGDVGTLGEEAVLELAAGGDHPEADAVLLPDTALHSVAWLDALEERVGKPVLTANQVTAWEGLRLAGHPADASGLGSLFRTASAAQRRS